The following proteins are encoded in a genomic region of Ornithodoros turicata isolate Travis chromosome 6, ASM3712646v1, whole genome shotgun sequence:
- the LOC135396374 gene encoding collagen alpha-1(IX) chain-like translates to MSVATWLFILGSSVLSGVQCGEENSLLWEESSAAPRVTFSHDYEVSNDEAEICPETRPGQDDLPGFDLIRKFRLDDVQIDFPGVRRVVGSNRMQTAYRFSKKAELTLPTRVVFPLGMPEEFSFVSTFRKRNTRRDSWYLMRVSDLQGMLQFGVSIDGRKHRLHLYTLGHNKELSTLSFEDVRVDDQEWHKIDLSVYRDRAHLYVDCERHSSLSLEPRGPIDLNGDINLAKFENDLTTVPIDLQWMVTSCDPTRPERESCIELPEKKPPTLPPTLPPPPPPLPDENVCIECPAGEPGINGTDGAPGSPGPQGPPGIPGLNGVKGETGSPGSPGPRGPQGLPGAVGHPGTSGNIGSPGPPGLSGAKGQKGDDGIPGEAGAPGLPGVMGPRGLQGPPGSTVVTEGSIGPPGDPGPPGPMGEQGLQGLPGHIGPPGNKGEPGEPGVQGKTGPRGPQGETGPRGDPGEQGLRGPQGLPGRDGIPGPAIEGTAVPGAPGLPGEPGDPGPPGPSGPKGARGETGFQGIEGEKGETGQRGPIGLPGQDGMKGDKGERGFQGDLGLKGERGLPGTPGLRGEPGLIGFPGPVGAQGAPGTTGQRGEKGERGEPGLPGEVAQAGEQGPPGLPGPRGESGLDGAKGEPGLPGPVGLQGPPGPPGPPGRPGQQGDEGSEGPPGAKGDAGDRGLEGPPGQPGAPGLPGPMGQPGPKGNFGDKGIPGPEGPRGLPGPQGIPGATGAPGLQGLPGLMGPMGPQGSEGPMGPPGPKGECVYHTQEEYQIGPGRPGATGSVGPPGLPGERGAPGARGLPGHPGQVGMPGSSGAPGVPGTPGMRGQPGMSGLPGPPGRAVTEEELREVCAAVLREQLAELTAKMRGPPGPPGRGKPGRPGSPGPQGPADRMSELTLGLRGPRGFPGRGKQGRPGKHGVVGIPGDPGTPGLPGERGFMGLPGMPGAPGPAGHTGEKGEKGDRGPEGVGIEGPIGPRGTPGSPGPPGIGIPGRPGERGAPGRLGAPGPRGGPGVQGPPGYCEMCNYPNADFVNTLHLNALQNTKGPSAK, encoded by the exons ATGTCAGTTGCGACATGGCTCTTCATCTTAGGGTCGTCCGTCCTCTCTG GTGTCCAATGTGGCGAAGAAAATTCGCTACTGTGGGAAGAGTCGTCTGCTGCACCACGGGTGACGTTTTCCCACGACTACG AAGTCAGCAACGATGAGGCTGAAATATGTCCTGAAACCCGACCTGGGCAAGATGACTTACCAG GGTTCGATCTCATCCGAAAGTTTCGCCTGGACGACGTGCAAATCGACTTCCCAGGAGTCCGAAGAGTTGTGGGCTCTAACAGGATGCAGACGGCTTATAGGTTCTCTAAGAAAGCTGAACTCACACTTCCAACAAG GGTTGTGTTTCCGTTGGGTATGCCAGAAGAATTTTCATTCGTATCGACCTTCCGCAAGCGGAACACGCGCCGTGATTCCTGGTACTTGATGCGAGTGTCGGACCTCCAAGGTATGCTCCAGTTTGGAGTCAGCATCGACGGCAGAAAGCATCGCTTACATCTTTACACGTTGGGCCATAACAAGGAACTCAGTACGTTGAGTTTCGAAGATGTCAGG GTCGACGACCAAGAGTGGCACAAGATCGACTTGAGCGTGTATCGGGACCGCGCCCATTTGTACGTCGACTGTGAGAGACACTCCAGCCTTTCTCTGGAACCCAGAGGACCCATCGATCTCAATGGAGACATCAACCTGGCAAAATTCGAAAACGACCTCACAACTGTGCCC ATAGACTTGCAGTGGATGGTGACGAGCTGCGACCCGACGAGGCCCGAAAGGGAATCGTGCATTGAATTACCG GAAAAGAAACCCCCAACCCTACCCCCTACGCTtccgccaccaccacctccacttCCAGACGAGAATGTGTGCATCGAGTGTCCAGCCGGAGAACCGGGCATCAATGGGACAGAC GGTGCTCCAGGATCCCCTGGACCACAAGGACCTCCGGGTATTCCTGGTCTAAACGGCGTTAAGGGCGAGACTGGTTCTCCC GGATCACCAGGACCCAGGGGACCACAAGGATTGCCTGGAGCAGTG GGGCATCCAGGAACTTCGGGTAATATTGGCAGCCCAGGTCCTCCCGGCTTAAGT GGTGCAAAAGGACAAAAAGGAGACGACGGCATTCCTGGAGAAGCGGGCGCACCG GGCCTGCCAGGAGTGATGGGGCCCAGAGGTCTTCAAGGGCCACCAGGGAGTACTGTTGTG ACTGAAGGCTCCATAGGACCTCCCGGCGATCCAGGTCCTCCAGGACCAATG GGCGAACAGGGACTTCAAGGCTTACCAGGACACATAGGTCCTCCAGGAAATAAG GGTGAGCCTGGCGAACCAGGAGTTCAAGGAAAGACTGGACCACGCGGACCTCAG GGCGAAACTGGGCCTCGAGGAGATCCCGGTGAACAAGGTCTACGTGGACCACAG GGCCTACCTGGCAGAGACGGAATCCCAGGACCTGCAATAGAGGGAACAGCTGTGCCG GGTGCTCCTGGATTGCCCGGTGAACCAGGGGATCCTGGCCCACCTGGACCTTCG GGTCCTAAGGGTGCACGAGGAGAAACCGGGTTCCAAGGAATCGAAGGCGAAAAG GGCGAAACAGGCCAGAGGGGGCCGATTGGTCTTCCAGGACAGGACGGTATGAAG GGTGACAAAGGAGAGAGAGGGTTCCAAGGAGACCTTGGGCTGAAAGGCGAGCGA GGACTCCCTGGAACTCCAGGTCTGAGAGGAGAGCCAGGACTTATCGGATTTCCT GGACCCGTTGGAGCTCAGGGGGCTCCCGGTACCACTGGACAGAGAGGCGAGAAG GGGGAACGGGGTGAGCCTGGCCTACCAGGAGAAGTGGCACAAGCTGGGGAACAG GGTCCTCCAGGGCTTCCTGGACCTAGAGGCGAGTCTGGACTCGACGGAGCCAAA GGTGAACCCGGCTTGCCTGGCCCCGTCGGCTTGCAAGGTCCACCTGGACCTCCT GGACCTCCAGGGCGACCGGGGCAGCAAGGTGACGAAGGGTCAGAG GGTCCTCCAGGTGCCAAGGGCGACGCGGGAGACCGAGGACTTGAAGGGCCGCCT GGCCAACCAGGTGCGCCAGGACTTCCCGGTCCAATGGGACAACCTGGTCCAAAA GGTAACTTTGGTGACAAAGGAATACCGGGTCCGGAAGGTCCGAGAGGTCTCCCAGGACCGCAG GGTATACCTGGAGCCACGGGAGCACCCGGACTTCAAGGGCTTCCAGGGCTAATGGGACCTATGGGACCTCAG GGATCAGAGGGACCAATGGGACCACCAGGACCAAAG GGTGAATGTGTATACCACACACAGGAGGAATACCAAATTGGGCCAGGAAGGCCG GGGGCAACAGGATCAGTTGGACCTCCAGGACTT CCAGGCGAACGTGGAGCGCCGGGGGCACGTGGTTTACCAGGTCATCCTGGACAAGTGGGCATGCCAGGTTCTTCGGGAGCACCTGGCGTCCCTGGAACACCAGGGATGAGAGGACAGCCCGGGATGTCTGGTCTTCCGGGACCTCCG GGACGAGCAGTAACAGAGGAAGAATTGCGAGAAGTGTGCGCGGCTGTGCTCAGAG AACAACTGGCCGAACTGACAGCGAAAATGCGCGGCCCTCCCGGTCCCCCTGGAAGAGGCAAACCGGGTCGACCGGGATCTCCGGGGCCTCAGGGACCTGCAG ATCGCATGTCTGAACTTACGCTTGGCCTTCGTGGGCCACGTGGCTTCCCCGGACGCGGAAAGCAAGGAAGGCCCGGAAAACATGGCGTTGTTGGAATACCAG GTGATCCCGGTACACCTGGACTCCCTGGCGAGCGGGGCTTCATGGGTCTACCTGGAATGCCCGGCGCACCAGGGCCGGCAGGCCACACAG GTGAGAAAGGAGAGAAGGGTGACAGAGGCCCAGAAGGTGTAGGCATCGAAGGACCCATCGGTCCACGAGGAACACCAG GATCCCCAGGTCCACCAGGAATCGGCATCCCCGGACGACCAGGAGAGCGAGGAGCTCCAGGACGTTTGGGTGCCCCAGGGCCACGAGGAGGGCCCGGAGTCCAGGGACCACCAGGCTACTGCGAAATGTGCAACTATCCCAATGCCGACTTCGTCAACACGTTGCACCTAAATGCGCTTCAGAATACAAAAGGGCCATCTGCCAAATAA